The Candidatus Binatia bacterium sequence ACGCAGTCATGGTTGCGCCCGGCGGCGGATCCCGATGGCGGGACCTTCCGCGTGTGGCAAAGCGATGAGGGACCGCCGTCCCACAGCATCCCGCCGCACCTGGTTGCCAAGGCCGCCGCGACACTCGGCCGCGAGGCGTTCGAGAGAATGCACGAGTGCTTGTTGCACGCGTATTTTGCCGAGAATCGTGACATCACCAACAGTGACACGCTCGCGACGCTATGGCACGAAGCGGGCTTGCCGGATACCGAGCTCGCCCGCAGCGCCGATCCGGCGCTCTTGCAGCAAACGCTCGCCGAGCACAACGAAGCCATCGAGATCGGCGTCACCGGCGTGCCCGCCGCGTGCATGGAGGGCAATGAGGCCATCATCGTCGGCGCCCAGCCGTTGGAGATCTATCGCCGCTGGGTGCAGCGCAAGCTGGTCGGGTCTTTACCGTCTTCCGGTTGAGCCGAATCGCTTGTACGCACTGCCACGTCCTTCACGGGCTTTGCCGAAGAAATCGGGCGAGTGAGGGCACGCCCGATTTCTTCGGCAAAGTCGCACGACGTTGAAGGCTCAGAGAAAGCTGATTGCTGACAGCTTGGGACACTGCCGACCGTTGCCGTCTTGTTGACACGCCGATCACCGGTGATCCGCCAGGCGCGCCGAGATCGGTACCGCCTCCTCTTCATTCACGCGCGTGACCGAGTTGTCTTGCCGAAGTCGGCCAATATAGCTATCTTGGCGTTGTGAAGCAGGCCAAGATATCCGAGGTGAAGAACCATCTGAGCCGGTACCTGGCGCTGGTGCGCAAGGGCGAAGTGATTCGTATTCTCGATCGCGATGTTCCCGTGGCTCACATCATTCCCATTACCGACGGATCGCACGGGCGCCGGGTCGGTACCGAAGCGTTGGCGGAGATGGAACGCAAGGGTCTCATCCGCCGCGGGACCGGCGTCATCGACCGGAGCCTCCTCGCTACCGACCCACCCGGAAAACCGTGTGGCGTTTTGGAGGCGCTGCTGGACGAGCGGAAGGCGCGGTGAGGTTCTGGGATTCCTCGGCGATCGTGCCGCTGGTCTGCGCCGAGGGCAGCAGCCGCGCGTGCCGAGCGTGGTTGCGCCAAGACCCCGTCGTGCTGGTGTGGGCGCTGGCGGCCACCGAAGTGATCTCGGCCCTGGCGCGAAAACGCCGAGAGGGGCAACTCGACCAACAACGGTTTGCAGTGGCGAAGCAGCGGCTGGCGAAGCTGGAACAAGCGTGGAACGAGGTCATTCGCCTTGAGGCCGTGCGCTCCCGGGCGCGACGGTTGATCGAGGTACATCCGCTGCGCGCGGCCGATGCGCTTCACTTGGCGGCCGCCCTCGTAGCGGTGGAGGAGCGCACGGCGTCGATCGAATTCGTAACCTTCGACGAACGCCTGGCGCGCGCGGCTGAGAAGGAAGGCTTCAGCGTCCTCGCAGGGTGAGAGGGTGACCACCGTATAGCCGCGGTGCCATTGACGACGTCGAGCGTCCCGCCGCGCCGTTCGACGGCGGGTCGCCTCAATGGTGGACGCACGCGGC is a genomic window containing:
- a CDS encoding type II toxin-antitoxin system VapC family toxin, which codes for MRFWDSSAIVPLVCAEGSSRACRAWLRQDPVVLVWALAATEVISALARKRREGQLDQQRFAVAKQRLAKLEQAWNEVIRLEAVRSRARRLIEVHPLRAADALHLAAALVAVEERTASIEFVTFDERLARAAEKEGFSVLAG